From Brachyhypopomus gauderio isolate BG-103 unplaced genomic scaffold, BGAUD_0.2 sc482, whole genome shotgun sequence:
CACACACAATTATGTCATGAATCATAAatgttctttctttctcactctttctctttcacatacacacacatatacacaatgaCACACTTTTATATCATAAACATTCTTTTAGTgcacacattttattttttctcctcataTACACAAATAagatgtgcgtgtctgtgtgaaaGTGTTTATGTGTGGAGGGTAGGGGTATATGtaagtgtttgtatgtgcatgGGGCTATGTGGAAGTGTTTGAGAGGGTGTGGGGAACATGTGTAAGTgtttgtatgtgggtgtgtgtggggacatgtatatgtgttgtagtgtttgtgtgtgtggggggtatgtggggcacgtgtgtttgtgtgtgtctgtgtgtagggtgtaaaatgtgtgtgtgtagtatataaaaggtgtgtgtgtgtgtagtgtgtaaagggtgtgtgtgtgtagtgtgtgaagggtgtgtgtgtgtagtgtgtgtgtgtgtgtgtgtgtgtgtgtgtgtgtgtgtgtgtgtgtgtgtagtgtgtgaagggtgtgtgtagtgtgtgtgtgtagtgtgtgaagggtgtgtgtgtgtagtgtgtgaagggtgtgtgtagtgtgtgtgtgtagtgtgtgaaggatgaagggtgtgtgtgtgtgtgtagtgtgtgtgtagtgtgtgtgtagtgtgtgtgtgtgtgtagtgtgtgtgagtgtgtgtgtagtgtgtgtgtgtgtgtgtgtgtagtgtgtgaaggGTGCTATGGGAAGTTCTATCCACTCTATTTGCTGCTTCACCTTTTTGAAACGGAACATTCACACAATCTGCCAACACGCGGTGTGGTGCGAGAGAAACACGCGGTGTGGTGCGAGAGAAACACGCGGTGAGAGCGCCGGTTTTGTGCGTGTTACCATGAATAAAAATCTCAGTGACACGCTCACGCATAAAGACAACATTCTACAGAACATGAATCTGCTTCTAATAGATCTACAGATTTACAGTGTACGGTGATATTTTTAATGTCacctctgcctctgtctctctctctctctcccacacacacacacacacacacacgcacgcacgcacacactcacacacatacacacacgcacacactcacacacacacgcgcacacactcacacgcgcgcgcacacacacacacacacgcgcgcgcacacacacacacacacacacacacacacagaggctaaAGTTCTCCGCCAGTCAGacggctgttttttttttctgggggCGCTGGCCGCCGAGGGCTCGTGCTACGGCCCGGATTGGCTTTCACACGGCAGCGCGAGGCTGAGCGCGAGGCTGAAAGGGTTACTGTTCCTGTGAGCTCTCGCTCTATTCTGCGCGCGCCAGAGAGCGCGGCTGAGTGGCGCCGGCGCGTCACACGCAGCCTCCAAACGCCCGAGACATCAtgaagagaggagggggggggggtgttaggcTCCCAGTGTATCTGTCACATTACCGCAACGCCACCGCAGACGCTCGCGCACTTTCACTTCACACGACGTAGCTTGTTTATAAAAACCCTCCCCGAGCTGCACACTTCAATGACAGCTACTTATCTGAGTAATTCACCATAATGCACCAGTGGAATATTAAGCGCCCCGCGGTTTGGCGCGTCTGGCGTCCTGCCGCGCGTGGAGAGGCGCGTTACTGGCCTATACCTCCTCAAGCCGCCGACAGCGCCTTCTCTTCTAATTAATAGTCTGGTAACGTTACCGACACTTCACCATTGTAGGACATTGGTCTTTGTTCCTCGCGCTGAGtcttttggacagaggtccagGTCGGTTCTCTGTCACTTTTTCCTCTCCTCGCCATCGTGGCGGTTGTATGGAGCACTGCTGCAGTTTGAACAGCGCCAGGAGTCGCTGGCTCTCTGGTGCAGCGGGCTGCACTATTTCAGCCATGACAGTGTTTAAAATGACTGCGTCATATTTGACTGTTATGTTAACACACGGCGTCCCCAGCGCGTCTTTACGCAGAGCGCAGGCGGGTTACGGGCGGCGCACCAGCCCGACGCCGTGAACAATGAATAACAGCTCCGCGCTGGCCCTCCTGGTATGTGTAGTGGGTTACACAAGCCCGTAAATCAGACATTTCTAAACCTCTCTGACATGCCGCGCGCCCTCTGAGACGCTCTTTTCccggcagagagagagagagagagtgtgagagagagagagaggagcagtcaGAACGCGACTTTACTTACTAGTCTTTACACTTCCCAACTCTTTtataaatacaaatacacaGTGCAAGCTATCTTAATATTCACAACATTTACATATGAATTACAGCACGCGTGcgcacactaaccctaacacacaccatcaaaacTACATTTGCCAGTCGCACCAATCAACAGCCTCTTGTGATCCGTTGCAAGCGCCCAGTTCACCCACACACTGGCCAGTTTATCAGAGAGATTTTATTGCTAGAACGCATTACCATGGCATTTTACACTGATAAGTCTGATTTTTTTTACACTGATCAGTCTGATTTGATAAGTCAGATGTTTTTCCCCCCCAAGTATAACTTGATATACTCGTCTTCTATTTCCATTTATTAGCTAAACTCACAACCgttaaaacaataaataaaacgtACAGATTTTTTAAAACTTTACTAAAGTACTATAAGATTTCAAAAAGCTGAGTTCACGCtttaatatataattttatcctcaatgctttcattattaatattattgatATTAATATCATACAAAACCTCTAGGCAGCATTGCAATGAATCAGTCAACAGTCAGTAAAGCAGTTCCATGAAAAGGGAACTTTCTTCTTCGTTTGAGTTCCGTCTTCTTCTCCTAAAAAATACCCCACTCTTCAGAGCACACAGCGTGGGAGTGACGTATGGTCCTGTTCATTTAACAAAAATAGCTGCATTCTTTCATACTTAAATATGTACAATGTTGGTATTTCAATCAAAATGCTATATAAAAAAATAGATTTGCTATATAACGCCACACTTCCCTCCACAAGTAAACAGTGCAATAGAAACGGTTTATAATTATTACTATAATACTCTTCAGTCCACATCCTGTtggaaacacatacacacatcctctctctttcacacacacacacacacacacacacacacacacacacacacacacacacacacacacacacacacacacacacacacacacacacacacagcttagcAAGAACACTTGCACTCAGAGATGATGGGGTATTGTACTGGTATCCACGTGCAGTATTTCTGGCGCAGGAAACCCTGGCAGTACCAGCGGAGGAAGGTCTTGGTTACGGATTTGACCGGCTTGCAGAACATGCCTTCTGGGAAGGAGCATGAGCGCTGGCTGAAGCAGTTCCCTTCCTTCACGTAGCGCGGCCAGAAGCGTGCGCCCAGGTCTTTCCAGCTGTACAGCacggggcagtgtgtgtgtgtccacagcaACTGCAAGAATTTCCGCCTCAGCTTCTTGCCTACCTTCACGCGCGTCCCGTACGGAGTAAGCGTCAGGTCCAGCTTTTTTATTTCGTTGGGCATTGTGCCCAGCGCGCGCGTGAGCTGTGCTGCGTCCGGTGAGGTCACGTTGAGCGGGCCCGGCATCGCGATGGACATGAAGTTTGGGTCGAAGTTGCTCCCCAGTTTGTTCCGCAGAGTCCTCTCTGAAAGGTCCTGCTCGCGGGGATCGTATTCGGGGTCGGGGTCCTCCTTCAGGTCCGGCACAGGCAGGTGTTCGCTGGGCGAAGGGCGCAGACGCAGGTAGTGTTGGGCCGCACCACAGTGTGCCCACAGTAACACGCAGACGAGTATGGCGTGGGAGAATCCCATGACGGTGTTTAGGTGAGGGCTCGCTCTCTCGCTGGGCAGTTATGTGGGTTTACTGTACACTCACAGATCTGTGACCCGCACGCCGCATAAATAGTCCAACTGACAGCACGAGCAAGATGATACTTTTAATAGATGGCGTGGGGGCTTGAATAACGGAACCGGAGCTGGACAGCTCGGGTGCTTCTTTATAGGGATCCCTGGGACGTCCTCGTGCTGGTATACGTCCCCCCCAAAAGTGATGCAATCCGTAGATGATGAACAAGATAAATTCTCCGGTGGTTCAAACagtctcctgcccacaccgtcCTTTCAGCTGGTCACCATGGTGACGCAGGAGACTCTCTGGCTTGCCTAAATGTTGGTGACAGTCTCTGTAGCTCGTGTCTGTGCCCCACGGGTGGAGGTATCCCACGGGTGGAGGTATCCCGATGCGTCGTGTCTCTGGGCAGCTCCAGAGCGGATCTGCCTGCGTTTTAAATGTCAGTGGTGATGCGGAATGGGGGGAGACTCTCAGCCAATGTTATTTTTACGTTCTGCTTTTATGAactgctctcgctctctctctctctctctcacacacacacacacacacacacacacactttctctctctctctctctctctctctctctctctctctctctctctctctcctcgtgCGACAGGCTCCAGCCCGTCCCGCCGTGGTGGCGCTGTTCCTGGGATCACAGTCTCGCGGTCCTCCTTACAGCGGCCGGGCCCACAGCACTGCTCACGTGCGCTGCACCATTTCACACTCAATCACTGGGTCAGAGCAACAACAGAACGTAGATTCTCAGCCTGTCTGAGACGTGTCACCCGTGAAGTGCTGACAGCACTGATCGCTCACAAAAACATTTCCGTATACAGTCCGGACACTCGGCAGGTCCTGCAGGACACCAACTCCAGGAGTCTTTCAAGATCTAGTACAGCTGATGGGTTTACACTAACTCTCCTCTTCAGTACACTTTCACCAGCTTTCTGTGGATTTCATTGCACATATTTTCACTCCAGTTCAGGTCTGAATAGGTACCTTCATGCCTTCGCTGTCTCGCGGTGTCAAAATTCGTCTATGACGGCCGCAGCATCGCCCCTCCAGCCTGTCAGAGATCCCGCGCACTCAGGACCGGTAGCTATTCCGGGCGTGAGTAACGGTAGCTGGTGTGCAGACGCCTGCTGTGAGCCCTCGGGGAAGCTGTaagagtgtgtttgtgcggAGATCTCTGCTTTCTCCCAAGCTAAatacccccctcctcctccccgcccTCTCCAAGTGTGAGTGGGGCCagcccaccaacaccaccctcagcaTGACTGacagtgctacacacacaggacccccaCCCATAACCCCACCACGCAGAGGAGAAAATATCTGCCACAATTTCTCTGGATTCACTGTGAACTCCTGTAGACAGTGATTACCAAAcaataatctctctctctctctctctctctctctctctctctcacacacacacacacacacacacacacacacacacacaagattttCCATATCTTGCACATTCCAGGACATTAATGAGAAACTTTGCGCCGTTTTCTTTACACAGCCGCAACCATGTGGCTCTActgtttccacacacacacacacacacacacacacacacacacacacacacacatatgtacacacacacacacacacacacatacatacatatgtacacacacacacacacacacacacacacacatatgtacacacacacacacacacacacacacacacacatacatatgtacacacacacacacacacacacacacacacacacacatacatacatatgtacacacacacacacacacacatacatatgtacacacacacacacacacatatgtacacacacacacacacacacacatacatacatatgtacacacacacacacatgtacacacacacacacacacacacatacatacatatgtacacacacacacacacacacacatacatatgtacacacacacacacacacatatgtacacacacacacacacacacacacacatacatacatatgtacacacacacacacacacacacatatatatgtacacacacacacacacacatacgtatgtacacacacacacacatacatacatatgtacacacacacacatatgtacacacacacacacacacacacacatacatatgtacacacacacacacacacatacatatgtacacacacacacacacatacgtatgtacacacacaacacacataataataatggtaataatagtaataataaggtaataatagtaataatcaTACTCATTATCAttgttatatttattattattattacaatagaACACAATGAAACACTAAGATTATTTtcattataataataatcaacatGCTTCACGTCTCATGGACAAACAGACTCTTCTCTGTCCTGTTCCCAGATGGTGGAATAACAAACAGACCCTCACTGtcttcaaacacacactgaaGATTTATGTATTTGTGGAATACTTAAATGATCACTGAttgtgtctgttgtgtgtgttaatggtgtATGTTTATTGGAGGTTTTGTTGTGTATGTCTGTTGTGTTAATGGGCtatgtttattgtgtgtgttaatggtgtATGTTTATTGGAGGTTTTGTTGTGTATGTCTGTTGTGTTAATGGGctatgtttgttgtgtgtgttaatggtgaatgcttgttgtctgtttgttgtgtgtatatttatggtgtttattatgtatataggggcagtcatggcctggtggtagggaactgatcttgtgaccggagggtcgtgggttcgattcccagacctgaggccatgactgaggtgcccttgagcaaggcacctaaccccaactgctccccgggtgccgggctagggctgcccaccgctctgggcacgtgtgatccacagccccctagtaatcactatgtgtgtgtttgtgtgtgtgttctaactgcacagatgggtaaatgcggaggacaaatttcgttTAGGGTGTAAAtttacaattgacaaatatgg
This genomic window contains:
- the LOC143506567 gene encoding noggin-2-like, producing MGFSHAILVCVLLWAHCGAAQHYLRLRPSPSEHLPVPDLKEDPDPEYDPREQDLSERTLRNKLGSNFDPNFMSIAMPGPLNVTSPDAAQLTRALGTMPNEIKKLDLTLTPYGTRVKVGKKLRRKFLQLLWTHTHCPVLYSWKDLGARFWPRYVKEGNCFSQRSCSFPEGMFCKPVKSVTKTFLRWYCQGFLRQKYCTWIPVQYPIISECKCSC